Within the Kitasatospora sp. NBC_00315 genome, the region TTCGTCACGTGACGAATCGGTGTCCGCCTCCCACTCCCCCGACGCCACCGGCCGCAACCCCCGCACCGCGAGCGCCGCGTCGCCGACCTCGGCGATCACCCGCTCCAGCTCCGGCAGCAGGTCCCGGGGAAGCTCGCCGCCGTTCACCGCGCGGGTGAGCTGGTTCAGGTTGTTCCCCAACCGCGCCAGCAGCAGGTACGCGCCGTGGTTCACCTCCGGCACCATCGGCACCTCACCGAGCCCCGGCCGGCCGATCGCGTCGTTCACCGCGGCCCGCGTCCACACCGCGAACTCCTTGTGCCGGGTGGCCGCGAACGCGGCCTGCCACAGCTCCTCCTC harbors:
- the mobC gene encoding plasmid mobilization relaxosome protein MobC → MGGKTGRLTAAGHRSNRHTVNLSDEEEELWQAAFAATRHKEFAVWTRAAVNDAIGRPGLGEVPMVPEVNHGAYLLLARLGNNLNQLTRAVNGGELPRDLLPELERVIAEVGDAALAVRGLRPVASGEWEADTDSSRDETEWIDPEDGPA